The following coding sequences lie in one Alicyclobacillus curvatus genomic window:
- a CDS encoding sigma 54-interacting transcriptional regulator, whose translation MQAIHGHPEVGIRCVVEVNPTAPGISLATKLGIPVLTDYREAIHRYPVDAVLEATGNDAVLEEVESIVQGDVAVISGAALRFVVMLVEDKVRLIQALQSRQQLASEVTSLREIQTLLQAIIQSTQDAISVVDAEGRGILINPAYTRLTGLRPEQVIGQPANVDIAEGESMHLQVLRTRTPVKNVPLKVGPTKREVLVDVAPILVGSELKGSVGVIHDVSEIKRLTEELSRANHLIRTVSAKYTFEDIIGTSPAITLAVEQARRAAKTPATVLLRGESGTGKELFAHAIHRLSDRQSSPFVRVNCAALSESLLESELFGYEEGAFTGAKRGGKRGLFEEASTGTLFLDEIGDMSQVTQAKLLRALQEREIVRVGGTNPISVDVRLIAATHVNLEQAVAKGRFREDLYYRLNVVPIVIPPLRYRKQDIPKIVMYIIYRHNQTYGRNVEEISPQAVDALIEYDWPGNVRELENTIGRAMIHMPFHETVLDTHHLPLLQRGDPLAGADVVDTSPMVSNLLAPSPYPQRLSDMVKLVEQNIIRHTLQQTGGNKTEAARKLGISLRSLYYKLGDGDDE comes from the coding sequence ATGCAAGCCATTCACGGGCATCCCGAGGTTGGCATTCGCTGCGTCGTCGAGGTCAATCCCACAGCTCCTGGCATCTCGCTTGCGACGAAGCTGGGTATTCCCGTACTTACCGACTATCGCGAAGCCATTCACAGATATCCGGTAGATGCCGTGCTTGAAGCTACTGGAAATGATGCAGTCCTTGAGGAAGTGGAAAGTATTGTTCAGGGCGACGTCGCGGTCATTTCTGGCGCAGCTCTTCGCTTTGTCGTGATGCTCGTCGAGGACAAGGTTCGCCTCATACAAGCCTTGCAGTCTCGACAACAACTTGCCTCTGAAGTCACCAGTTTGCGCGAAATTCAAACCCTCTTACAAGCCATCATTCAATCCACCCAGGACGCCATATCTGTTGTCGATGCCGAAGGCCGAGGGATTCTCATCAATCCCGCATATACGCGGTTGACTGGCCTGCGTCCAGAACAGGTGATTGGTCAACCAGCGAACGTGGATATCGCTGAGGGAGAAAGTATGCATTTGCAAGTTCTGCGGACGCGAACACCCGTCAAAAACGTCCCGCTGAAGGTCGGACCCACAAAACGCGAAGTCCTTGTAGACGTAGCTCCCATCCTTGTGGGCAGTGAGTTAAAGGGCAGCGTCGGTGTGATTCACGATGTGTCCGAAATCAAACGCCTGACCGAGGAACTGAGCCGGGCCAACCACCTCATTCGGACGGTTTCTGCGAAGTACACGTTCGAAGACATCATCGGGACGAGCCCTGCCATTACGCTTGCTGTCGAACAAGCGCGGCGTGCAGCAAAGACCCCTGCGACAGTCCTGCTGCGCGGTGAATCCGGCACCGGCAAAGAGCTTTTTGCGCACGCGATTCACCGCCTGAGTGATCGGCAATCATCCCCATTTGTCCGGGTGAATTGTGCCGCTCTTTCGGAATCGCTGCTTGAGAGTGAGTTGTTTGGCTATGAGGAAGGAGCTTTCACTGGAGCAAAGCGAGGGGGAAAGCGAGGCCTTTTTGAGGAAGCGTCCACAGGAACGCTGTTTCTCGACGAAATCGGTGATATGAGCCAAGTCACTCAGGCAAAGTTGTTGCGGGCCTTGCAGGAACGGGAAATCGTTCGTGTCGGCGGGACAAACCCCATCTCCGTCGACGTTCGACTGATTGCGGCAACCCACGTAAACCTCGAACAGGCCGTCGCCAAAGGGCGCTTTCGCGAAGATTTATACTATCGCTTGAATGTCGTACCGATTGTCATTCCGCCGCTTCGCTATCGCAAACAAGATATCCCGAAAATAGTCATGTACATCATTTACAGACACAATCAAACTTACGGGCGCAACGTCGAGGAAATATCACCGCAAGCTGTCGATGCGCTCATCGAGTACGACTGGCCCGGGAATGTCAGAGAGCTGGAAAACACCATCGGACGGGCGATGATTCACATGCCTTTTCATGAAACTGTACTTGACACGCACCATCTACCGCTTCTGCAAAGGGGCGATCCGCTTGCAGGAGCAGACGTGGTTGACACATCTCCCATGGTGTCAAACCTATTGGCACCATCGCCCTATCCCCAGCGACTGTCCGACATGGTCAAGCTAGTAGAGCAAAACATTATCAGGCACACGTTGCAACAGACGGGCGGCAACAAGACCGAGGCTGCCCGCAAGTTAGGTATCTCCCTGAGAAGCCTATATTATAAACTCGGTGACGGTGACGACGAATAG
- a CDS encoding Glu/Leu/Phe/Val dehydrogenase, with protein sequence MELFSYLEKYDYEQVVFCHDEASGLKAIIAIHDTTLGPALGGCRMWTYANEEAAVTDALRLARGMTYKAAAAGLNLGGGKTVVIGDAKKDKSEALFRALGRYIQSLNGRYITAEDVGTTVHDMDLIHMETSYVTGISSAYGSSGNPSPMTALGVFRGLQATAKVALGTDDLVGKKVAIQGLGSVGYALAEFLRAAGAELIVTDINQDALRRASTELDAKVVEPGEIFSQDVDVFAPCALGAIINDDTIDRLRCKVVAGSANNQLAEERHGDILHERGILYAPDYVINSGGLINVADELEGYHAERAKAKVENIYQIMLDLYRVSDEQRIPSYQAADHLAESRINQLKQVRSTFVRNAK encoded by the coding sequence ATGGAGTTATTCAGCTACCTAGAGAAATATGATTATGAACAGGTTGTTTTTTGCCACGACGAAGCATCCGGCTTAAAAGCCATCATCGCCATTCATGACACAACTTTAGGTCCTGCTCTCGGAGGTTGCCGGATGTGGACCTATGCGAATGAAGAAGCTGCCGTCACAGACGCACTGCGATTGGCCCGGGGCATGACGTATAAGGCCGCAGCAGCCGGTTTGAATCTCGGCGGCGGCAAGACCGTCGTTATTGGCGATGCGAAAAAGGACAAGAGTGAAGCCTTGTTCCGTGCGCTCGGCAGATACATTCAAAGTCTAAACGGCCGTTACATCACGGCTGAAGACGTTGGCACGACAGTACACGACATGGACCTCATTCATATGGAAACCTCGTACGTGACAGGTATCTCGAGCGCCTATGGGTCGAGCGGCAACCCGAGTCCCATGACAGCTCTCGGGGTGTTTCGCGGCTTGCAAGCGACGGCGAAGGTGGCCCTCGGCACGGACGACCTTGTTGGCAAGAAGGTTGCCATTCAGGGGCTGGGAAGTGTCGGCTATGCTTTGGCTGAGTTTTTGAGAGCTGCCGGTGCAGAGCTGATTGTCACGGACATCAACCAAGACGCACTGCGCCGCGCTTCCACGGAACTTGATGCCAAGGTTGTCGAGCCAGGCGAAATATTTAGCCAAGATGTGGACGTGTTCGCGCCATGTGCACTCGGTGCCATCATCAATGACGACACCATTGACAGACTGCGCTGTAAGGTAGTAGCCGGTTCTGCGAACAACCAGTTGGCGGAGGAAAGGCATGGGGACATCCTTCACGAACGGGGTATTCTTTACGCTCCAGACTATGTGATTAACTCCGGCGGCCTCATCAACGTCGCAGACGAACTAGAAGGTTACCACGCCGAGCGAGCCAAGGCCAAGGTCGAGAACATTTATCAGATTATGCTTGACTTGTATCGTGTTTCGGACGAGCAGCGAATTCCGAGCTACCAGGCTGCGGATCACCTGGCGGAAAGTCGGATTAACCAATTGAAGCAGGTTCGAAGCACGTTTGTTCGCAACGCGAAATAG
- the lpdA gene encoding dihydrolipoyl dehydrogenase — protein sequence MHEWEDHSVPESELDLVVLGGGTGGYVAAIRAAQLGMKVAIVERDKLGGTCLHRGCIPSKALLRTAEVLAVAKEASSFGVEVNPPMLNLEQAMSRKDKVVEQLYQGVQFLMKKHNIKIYSGTGRLMGPSIFSPQAGSVMVDYGNPDTEILTPRYTLVATGSTPRALPRMAFDGVKVLSSDDALKLTSLPDSMLIVGAGAIGVEWASMLSDMGVEVTLLEFLPRILPLDDEDISKEAARLLKKRGVKVVTEARVQPETLDVTGVGVRVQAEVRGTDVMVFEASQMLVAVGRAPVVDDIGLEATEIQLTPQRAIVVDENYRTKEKNIFAIGDVIGGLQLAHVAAHEGIHAVEVMAGFHPRPIDYTMIAKCTYSRPEVASVGLTEAEAKEQGYQVKTGKFQFRANGKALVFGDAEGFVKVVSDADSDDLLGVHMIGPHVTDQITEAALARVLNATPWEIAHTIHPHPTLSEALGEAALAVDGLAIHGS from the coding sequence ATGCACGAATGGGAGGACCACAGTGTGCCCGAATCAGAACTCGATCTCGTTGTACTTGGCGGCGGGACAGGCGGCTATGTCGCCGCAATTCGCGCTGCACAGCTTGGAATGAAGGTTGCAATTGTTGAACGTGACAAGCTTGGGGGGACCTGCCTGCATCGAGGATGCATACCCAGTAAAGCCTTGTTGCGAACGGCAGAGGTGTTGGCCGTTGCGAAGGAAGCCAGCAGTTTTGGCGTAGAGGTCAATCCACCGATGTTGAACCTGGAACAGGCAATGTCGAGGAAGGACAAAGTCGTGGAGCAACTGTATCAGGGTGTCCAGTTCCTGATGAAGAAGCACAATATCAAGATTTACAGTGGTACCGGGCGACTAATGGGGCCGTCTATTTTTTCGCCGCAGGCGGGCTCTGTCATGGTTGACTATGGGAACCCTGACACAGAAATTTTGACGCCAAGGTATACGCTCGTCGCCACCGGATCGACACCGCGGGCTCTGCCTCGCATGGCATTTGATGGAGTAAAGGTTTTGTCGAGCGATGATGCGTTGAAACTTACGTCTCTGCCGGACTCAATGCTTATTGTTGGTGCTGGCGCCATCGGGGTCGAGTGGGCATCGATGCTATCAGATATGGGAGTAGAGGTTACGCTCCTTGAGTTTTTGCCCCGAATCTTGCCTTTAGACGACGAAGACATCTCAAAGGAAGCAGCCCGATTGCTGAAAAAGCGCGGTGTCAAGGTTGTGACAGAGGCGCGCGTCCAACCAGAAACCCTTGACGTAACAGGAGTTGGAGTCCGAGTTCAGGCGGAGGTCCGCGGGACTGATGTGATGGTCTTCGAAGCGAGTCAGATGCTCGTGGCCGTGGGGCGTGCTCCGGTGGTTGACGATATCGGACTTGAAGCTACTGAAATTCAATTGACCCCGCAGCGCGCGATTGTTGTCGACGAAAACTATCGAACCAAAGAGAAGAATATATTCGCTATTGGAGATGTGATTGGCGGCTTGCAACTCGCACATGTAGCGGCTCATGAAGGAATCCACGCCGTCGAGGTCATGGCAGGTTTCCACCCGCGTCCCATAGATTACACGATGATTGCAAAATGCACCTACAGTCGGCCAGAGGTGGCGAGTGTAGGGCTGACGGAAGCCGAGGCAAAAGAGCAAGGTTACCAAGTGAAAACCGGGAAGTTTCAATTCCGGGCGAATGGCAAGGCGCTTGTGTTTGGTGATGCGGAAGGCTTTGTTAAGGTTGTATCCGATGCAGACAGTGACGACCTGCTTGGCGTTCATATGATTGGCCCGCATGTCACAGACCAGATTACCGAAGCCGCATTGGCCCGCGTACTAAACGCGACGCCGTGGGAAATTGCACACACAATCCACCCTCATCCAACACTGTCCGAAGCGCTTGGTGAGGCCGCCCTCGCGGTCGACGGTCTGGCGATTCACGGCAGTTGA
- a CDS encoding thiamine pyrophosphate-dependent dehydrogenase E1 component subunit alpha, producing MATQRHIELGLTDEQVLEMYRYMVLARTVDERMWLLNRSGKVPFVISCQGQEGAQAGAGFALDRTRDYIAPYYRDLCLVLIYGHTAKTELLSAFGKPEDPNSGGRQMPGHFGNHERRIISGSSPVGTQIPHAVGAALAAKMRGEDYVAYVSFGEGTSNQGDFHEAANFAGIHKLPVIFFCENNQYAISVPTKKQLGCENVADRAPGYGFEGIIVDGMDPLEVYRVMKQAVEKARAGGGPTLVEAKTYRLVPHSSDDDDRTYRSREEVEAARQTDSLVRMRQYLFEAGLLDEERDAALRKDILTEVNEATQYAESAPQADPATLMKYVYAEEADSRGY from the coding sequence TTGGCAACCCAGAGACACATTGAACTTGGATTGACCGATGAACAAGTGCTCGAAATGTATCGCTACATGGTACTCGCTCGCACCGTCGACGAGCGGATGTGGCTGCTCAACCGAAGTGGAAAGGTTCCCTTTGTCATCTCCTGTCAAGGTCAAGAAGGAGCCCAAGCAGGGGCTGGTTTTGCGCTCGATAGAACCAGGGACTATATCGCACCCTACTACCGTGATCTCTGTCTCGTCCTCATCTATGGTCATACGGCCAAGACAGAACTGTTGTCTGCATTTGGTAAGCCAGAAGACCCAAACAGTGGTGGACGTCAAATGCCCGGGCACTTTGGAAATCATGAGCGCCGGATTATCAGCGGATCGAGCCCGGTTGGCACACAAATTCCCCATGCGGTTGGTGCGGCACTTGCAGCAAAAATGCGTGGAGAGGACTACGTGGCATACGTGTCGTTTGGAGAAGGGACAAGCAATCAGGGTGATTTCCACGAGGCGGCGAACTTTGCAGGGATTCACAAGTTGCCGGTGATTTTCTTCTGCGAGAACAATCAGTACGCCATCTCGGTCCCGACCAAAAAACAGCTCGGCTGCGAGAATGTTGCAGACCGGGCGCCAGGTTATGGGTTTGAGGGCATCATTGTCGACGGTATGGACCCACTTGAAGTCTATCGAGTTATGAAACAGGCCGTGGAAAAGGCACGTGCCGGCGGTGGCCCGACGCTTGTGGAAGCAAAGACCTACCGTCTCGTGCCGCATTCAAGTGATGATGACGACCGAACCTACCGGTCACGTGAAGAAGTCGAAGCCGCTCGGCAGACCGACTCACTTGTGCGGATGCGCCAATACCTCTTCGAAGCAGGACTTCTGGATGAAGAACGCGACGCAGCGCTGCGCAAGGACATCCTTACTGAGGTAAATGAAGCCACGCAGTACGCGGAATCGGCGCCGCAAGCCGACCCGGCTACGTTGATGAAATACGTTTACGCGGAGGAGGCCGACAGCCGTGGCTACTAA
- a CDS encoding alpha-ketoacid dehydrogenase subunit beta: protein MATKLYIEAIHDALYDEMKRDGRVFVLGEDVGVRGGVFRVTSGLQEEFGEYRCLDFPLTESAIVGVAIGAAAAGMIPVAEIQFADFIMPAVNQIISEAAKMRYRSNNDWSSPIVVRAPYGGGVHGALYHSQSVEAIFAHVPGLKIVTPATPYDAKGLLKAAIRDPDPVLFFEHKKLYRSVKGEIPDEDYTVEIGRAHVARSGDDITVISYGYALHLVLEAAEELEKEGYTTQVVDLRTLRPLDTETILESARKTGKVLIVHEDNKVSGIGAEVSATIAEHALFDLDAPIARLAGPEVPAMPFNSVLEKAYMLSVDKVYEAMLKLAKF, encoded by the coding sequence GTGGCTACTAAGCTTTACATTGAGGCGATACACGACGCGCTTTACGACGAAATGAAGCGCGACGGCCGCGTGTTTGTGCTCGGCGAAGATGTTGGGGTTCGCGGTGGCGTCTTTCGTGTCACATCAGGACTGCAGGAAGAGTTTGGCGAGTATCGGTGCCTGGATTTCCCGCTCACGGAATCCGCTATTGTCGGTGTGGCAATTGGTGCCGCAGCAGCCGGGATGATTCCTGTCGCCGAAATTCAGTTTGCTGATTTCATTATGCCAGCGGTCAATCAAATTATCAGTGAAGCGGCCAAAATGCGGTATCGGTCGAACAACGACTGGAGCAGTCCGATTGTGGTGCGTGCTCCGTATGGCGGCGGTGTTCACGGCGCGCTTTACCACTCGCAAAGCGTCGAGGCGATTTTTGCACACGTACCGGGCCTGAAAATCGTCACACCAGCGACCCCCTACGATGCAAAGGGATTACTCAAGGCGGCTATCCGTGACCCTGACCCGGTACTTTTCTTCGAACACAAGAAGCTGTACAGGTCTGTCAAGGGTGAAATCCCAGATGAAGACTACACCGTAGAAATCGGTCGAGCCCATGTAGCGCGAAGCGGAGATGACATTACTGTCATTTCGTATGGCTACGCCTTGCACTTGGTGCTGGAAGCTGCAGAAGAATTGGAAAAAGAAGGTTACACCACGCAGGTGGTGGATTTGCGGACACTTCGTCCGCTTGATACCGAAACCATTCTTGAAAGTGCTCGCAAGACGGGGAAAGTATTGATTGTGCACGAGGACAATAAGGTTTCAGGCATTGGCGCCGAAGTCTCCGCAACCATTGCTGAGCATGCGTTGTTTGACCTGGATGCCCCAATTGCACGGCTTGCTGGACCGGAAGTGCCCGCAATGCCATTTAACTCCGTCCTCGAAAAAGCCTACATGTTGTCGGTTGACAAGGTTTATGAAGCGATGTTGAAACTCGCGAAGTTCTGA
- a CDS encoding 2-oxo acid dehydrogenase subunit E2: protein MPDIKMPQLGESVTEGTIGKWLKSVGDPVSKYEPIAEVITDKVTAEIPSDLDGVISELLIGEGDTVAVGTVICKIATEGDTNSDASKGASEVKGDDTDKDGSSSPVQGNHMMARPAESVKEDKAQVPPANAMHGSSLPRGRFSPAVLRLADEHGVNLNLLHGTGEGGRVTRRDVLTYAELHPNDGSMPEATMNSSIAANESMSQTPVSAQKSDNGNHVAGVHGGDDEWITPSPIRKTIAKRMVESKHTAPHAWTMVEADVTSLVNFRNTVKGDFKRKEGIDLTYLPFFIKAVAEALKRYPIMNASWVDEKIVMHHRINVSIAVATDDVLVVPVIQDADRLSVAGLAHSVNELAAKARSGRLSMSDVQGGTFTVNNTGAFGSVLSQPILNAPQAGILSVESIVKRPVVLQNDAIAVRSMVNLCLSLDHRVLDGWVAGQFLRAVRERLESFDLQTVLY from the coding sequence ATGCCTGACATCAAGATGCCGCAACTCGGTGAAAGTGTCACCGAAGGCACGATTGGCAAATGGCTGAAATCTGTTGGCGATCCGGTCAGCAAGTACGAGCCCATCGCCGAGGTCATCACAGACAAGGTGACCGCCGAAATTCCGTCTGACCTTGATGGCGTCATCAGCGAACTTCTTATTGGCGAAGGCGATACAGTTGCGGTGGGGACCGTCATTTGCAAGATTGCAACGGAAGGCGATACGAATTCGGATGCGAGCAAAGGGGCGTCCGAAGTGAAAGGGGACGACACGGACAAAGACGGTAGTTCATCCCCTGTTCAGGGCAACCACATGATGGCGCGGCCGGCTGAATCCGTTAAGGAAGACAAGGCACAAGTACCACCCGCTAACGCAATGCACGGCTCGTCGTTACCACGTGGACGGTTTTCCCCTGCCGTCCTGCGTCTGGCGGACGAGCACGGTGTGAATCTGAATCTCTTGCACGGTACCGGCGAAGGCGGGCGAGTTACGCGCAGAGACGTCCTGACATATGCCGAACTGCACCCGAATGACGGCAGTATGCCAGAGGCGACGATGAACAGCAGCATCGCTGCCAACGAATCAATGAGTCAGACACCGGTGAGCGCCCAAAAGAGTGACAATGGCAATCACGTCGCAGGTGTGCATGGAGGGGATGACGAGTGGATTACACCGTCTCCAATCCGTAAAACCATTGCCAAACGCATGGTGGAAAGTAAACACACAGCGCCACACGCTTGGACCATGGTCGAAGCAGACGTGACGTCTCTGGTGAACTTTCGCAATACCGTCAAGGGAGACTTCAAGCGCAAGGAAGGCATTGATTTAACGTATTTGCCTTTTTTCATCAAGGCAGTGGCCGAAGCTTTGAAGCGGTATCCCATAATGAACGCCTCGTGGGTGGATGAAAAAATTGTGATGCACCACCGAATTAACGTTTCCATCGCGGTCGCGACAGACGACGTTCTCGTTGTTCCTGTCATCCAGGATGCGGACAGGCTCAGTGTGGCGGGGCTCGCACACAGCGTCAATGAACTTGCTGCTAAGGCTCGTTCCGGCCGGCTTTCCATGAGTGACGTTCAAGGAGGTACATTTACCGTCAACAATACGGGTGCGTTTGGCTCCGTGCTGTCGCAGCCCATCTTGAACGCACCGCAGGCTGGAATCTTGTCCGTTGAATCCATTGTGAAGCGGCCTGTGGTGCTTCAAAATGACGCGATTGCGGTTCGAAGTATGGTGAATCTGTGTCTTTCGCTCGACCACCGTGTACTCGACGGTTGGGTGGCGGGCCAATTCTTACGAGCGGTGCGTGAGCGCCTCGAGTCATTTGACCTGCAGACGGTGCTGTATTGA
- the lipA gene encoding lipoyl synthase — translation MVESKLAEKQRIKEEKMREQAATRPDWLKIHMKTGPNYKDLKDLMRGQELHTVCEEARCPNIYDCWEHRTATFMILGDVCTRACRFCAVTSGRPPYLDLLEPQRVADTVVNMGLQHVVITSVARDDLEDGGSSVFAATIRAIRDRLPECGVEVLIPDFLGRIEDLKTVLDASPDILNHNIETVRRLSDSVRSRAKYDRTLELLQRSKNLRPDIRTKSSIMVGLGETFEEVLETMDDLRAVGVDIVTVGQYLQPTKRHLLVEKFYTPTEFLRFRGEGLTRGFAHVESGPLVRSSYHAHEQVQRANGIPIQSLNKSSNVEVMEAGGGE, via the coding sequence ATGGTGGAATCGAAACTTGCGGAAAAACAACGCATCAAGGAAGAGAAGATGAGAGAACAGGCAGCCACGCGCCCAGACTGGCTGAAGATTCATATGAAGACAGGCCCGAATTACAAAGACCTTAAGGACCTCATGCGTGGGCAGGAACTACATACAGTGTGCGAGGAAGCTCGCTGTCCCAACATTTACGACTGCTGGGAACACCGCACAGCAACTTTTATGATTCTCGGAGACGTCTGTACCCGCGCTTGCCGCTTTTGTGCGGTAACCAGCGGTCGTCCGCCGTATTTGGACCTCCTCGAACCACAGCGAGTCGCAGATACGGTCGTGAACATGGGGTTGCAGCATGTCGTCATCACGAGTGTTGCGCGAGATGACCTCGAAGACGGCGGATCGAGCGTGTTTGCTGCCACGATTCGAGCCATCCGCGACCGTCTTCCGGAGTGTGGCGTGGAAGTCCTGATTCCTGACTTTCTCGGGCGCATAGAAGACTTGAAGACCGTCCTCGATGCCTCGCCAGATATTCTCAATCACAACATTGAAACCGTACGCAGATTATCGGATTCCGTCCGGTCTCGTGCGAAGTACGACCGCACCCTGGAATTGTTGCAACGCTCGAAAAATCTGCGTCCGGATATCCGGACAAAATCGAGCATTATGGTTGGGCTCGGAGAGACTTTTGAAGAGGTCCTCGAGACGATGGACGACCTTCGCGCGGTAGGTGTCGATATCGTCACGGTCGGGCAATACCTGCAGCCGACAAAGCGTCATCTGCTCGTCGAGAAATTCTATACACCGACTGAGTTTCTGCGTTTTCGCGGCGAAGGATTAACGCGTGGGTTTGCGCACGTCGAATCGGGTCCATTGGTTCGCAGTTCCTATCACGCGCATGAGCAGGTACAACGTGCAAACGGAATCCCGATTCAGTCACTGAATAAGTCTTCGAATGTAGAGGTCATGGAGGCTGGGGGAGGAGAGTGA
- the lipB gene encoding lipoyl(octanoyl) transferase LipB, translated as MAYQAALRAQEQQAAALLSGEKDEQVVFTVEHPPTITIGKDGTREHIVASDDELSRLGFEVFQVDRGGDVTYHGPGQLVVYPVLHLGPWNNDVSRYVRMLEEVVLAALRQVGVAGRRVEGYPGVWVGNAKVCAIGARVKRRKTGEFVTSHGLALNVTTDMTHFQTIIPCGIVDKGVTSIQELTSDLVSYVDWQQRILNSFAEVFAVSLQEKR; from the coding sequence ATGGCGTACCAAGCGGCGCTGCGTGCGCAGGAACAACAAGCTGCCGCATTATTGTCGGGGGAGAAAGATGAGCAGGTGGTGTTTACCGTTGAACACCCTCCGACGATTACCATCGGAAAAGACGGGACAAGAGAACATATTGTCGCCTCCGATGACGAACTCTCCCGACTGGGATTCGAAGTCTTCCAAGTCGACAGAGGCGGTGATGTAACGTATCACGGTCCTGGACAATTGGTTGTTTACCCAGTGCTTCATCTTGGCCCCTGGAACAACGACGTAAGCCGCTATGTGAGAATGCTTGAAGAGGTTGTTCTTGCTGCCTTGCGGCAGGTGGGAGTGGCAGGTCGTCGGGTCGAGGGATACCCCGGTGTGTGGGTCGGAAATGCGAAGGTCTGCGCAATTGGCGCGAGAGTGAAGCGACGCAAAACAGGAGAGTTTGTCACATCTCACGGTCTAGCGCTAAATGTTACGACAGATATGACCCATTTTCAAACCATCATTCCTTGTGGCATAGTGGACAAGGGAGTCACTTCCATTCAAGAACTGACTTCCGACTTGGTATCATACGTCGATTGGCAACAACGTATCCTGAACTCCTTTGCCGAAGTTTTTGCGGTATCTTTACAAGAGAAGAGGTGA